Proteins encoded within one genomic window of Paraglaciecola psychrophila 170:
- a CDS encoding LysR substrate-binding domain-containing protein, which produces MRWEGISEFVYVAENESFTKASKKMAISTAQVSRQISALEKRLNIKLFYRTTRKVSLTEEGRVYYQHCRSVLDGLDAAERAITNLQSKPQGKIKLTAPVTFGEQQILPLINDFMLQHNDVEVAAFLSNQQVGLVEEGYDLAIRLGKLNDSTMMAKKLGKRTNYVCASPAYLNKYGIPHSFSELNSHSCLMGTLDYWRFRDAGKEKNIRVTGRLRYNSGYGLVDAALKNLGIVQLPDYYVQEHLQSGDLISLLDNYREPDEGIWAVYPQNRHLSPKIRFLVDYLAARLV; this is translated from the coding sequence ATGAGGTGGGAAGGTATTAGCGAGTTTGTTTACGTGGCAGAAAATGAAAGTTTCACCAAAGCCTCAAAGAAAATGGCCATTTCAACAGCGCAGGTGAGCCGTCAAATCAGTGCCTTAGAAAAACGGCTTAATATCAAATTGTTTTATCGCACGACACGTAAAGTCTCGTTAACAGAAGAGGGGCGAGTGTATTATCAGCATTGCCGTAGCGTTCTCGACGGACTTGATGCGGCCGAGCGAGCTATCACTAACTTGCAATCAAAGCCTCAAGGTAAGATCAAACTGACAGCACCGGTAACTTTTGGGGAGCAACAGATATTACCGCTGATAAATGATTTTATGCTGCAACATAACGATGTTGAAGTTGCTGCTTTTTTAAGTAATCAGCAAGTTGGTTTAGTTGAAGAAGGTTATGATTTAGCGATTCGGCTTGGAAAATTAAATGATTCAACGATGATGGCAAAAAAGCTAGGTAAGCGCACAAACTATGTATGTGCATCCCCAGCTTACCTGAACAAGTATGGCATACCGCATTCTTTCTCCGAACTGAATAGCCATAGTTGCCTGATGGGCACTCTTGATTATTGGCGTTTTAGGGATGCGGGTAAAGAAAAAAATATCCGCGTGACAGGCAGGTTACGTTACAACAGTGGGTATGGTCTGGTAGATGCGGCGTTGAAAAACTTAGGGATAGTGCAATTGCCTGATTACTACGTTCAAGAACACTTACAAAGTGGCGACTTGATTTCCTTACTAGACAATTACCGTGAACCAGACGAAGGCATATGGGCGGTCTATCCACAAAATCGTCACTTATCTCCAAAAATAAGATTCTTAGTGGACTATTTAGCAGCCCGTTTGGTTTAA
- a CDS encoding S-(hydroxymethyl)glutathione dehydrogenase/class III alcohol dehydrogenase, whose translation MSDKFIKSKAAIAWGPNQPLSIEEVDVMLPRRGEVLVKVVASGVCHTDAFTLSGDDPEGIFPVILGHEGGGIVEQIGEGVTSVQVGDHVIPLYTPECGECKFCLSGKTNLCQKIRETQGKGLMPDGTTRFYKDGQPIFHYMGCSTFSEYTVLPEISLAKVNKEAPLEEVCLLGCGVTTGIGAVMNTAKVEEGATVAIFGLGGIGLSAVIGATMAKASRIIAIDINESKFELAKKLGATDFINPKDYDKPIQDVIVDMTDGGVDYSFECIGNVNLMRSALECCHKGWGESVIIGVAGAGQEISTRPFQLVTGRVWRGSAFGGVKGRSELPDYVERYLQGEFKLSDFITHTMGLDHINDAFELMHKGESIRTVIHFDK comes from the coding sequence ATGTCAGATAAATTTATCAAATCAAAAGCCGCCATTGCTTGGGGACCAAATCAGCCTTTATCTATCGAAGAAGTCGATGTCATGTTGCCTCGTCGTGGTGAAGTGCTCGTAAAGGTTGTAGCCTCTGGGGTATGTCATACCGATGCCTTTACTTTATCGGGGGATGATCCCGAAGGTATATTCCCGGTTATTTTAGGCCACGAAGGTGGCGGTATAGTGGAGCAAATCGGAGAAGGCGTGACCAGTGTGCAAGTTGGCGATCATGTTATCCCTTTATACACACCTGAATGTGGCGAATGTAAATTCTGTTTATCGGGAAAAACCAATCTTTGCCAGAAAATTCGTGAAACCCAAGGCAAGGGATTAATGCCAGACGGCACAACCCGCTTTTATAAAGACGGCCAGCCAATTTTTCACTATATGGGCTGTTCAACTTTCTCTGAGTATACGGTTTTACCCGAAATTTCATTAGCAAAAGTGAATAAAGAAGCCCCACTTGAAGAGGTTTGCCTGCTGGGATGCGGTGTTACCACCGGTATAGGAGCGGTAATGAATACAGCAAAAGTAGAAGAAGGTGCCACGGTTGCTATCTTTGGTCTAGGCGGTATTGGGCTTTCGGCTGTGATTGGTGCAACGATGGCTAAAGCCAGTCGAATTATTGCTATCGATATTAACGAAAGTAAATTCGAGTTGGCAAAAAAATTAGGTGCTACGGACTTTATTAATCCGAAAGATTACGACAAACCAATCCAAGATGTCATTGTTGATATGACGGATGGCGGTGTTGATTACTCGTTTGAGTGTATTGGTAATGTGAACCTAATGCGTTCTGCCTTAGAGTGTTGTCATAAAGGCTGGGGCGAATCAGTTATCATTGGCGTTGCGGGTGCCGGACAAGAAATATCCACTCGTCCATTTCAATTAGTGACAGGTCGTGTATGGCGTGGCTCTGCATTTGGGGGCGTTAAAGGTCGTTCTGAACTGCCAGATTACGTTGAGCGTTACTTACAAGGTGAGTTCAAATTAAGTGACTTCATTACTCACACAATGGGCCTTGACCACATCAACGACGCATTTGAATTGATGCATAAGGGCGAAAGTATCCGTACTGTCATTCATTTTGATAAGTGA
- a CDS encoding class I SAM-dependent methyltransferase, with the protein MIGASESSQQHCSFKGDGYKHQHHVAGIDLTAEYIETGNALCQWLKLGSEVCLVQGNALSMPYQDNSFDGGYMLHVGMNIDDKVSLFSEICRVLKPGAVLGIYDIMRQKDGELTYPVPWAADSITSKLSTPYHYIQALQQAGFEVFQENNRRHFALDFFKQLRVKAEAKEGLPPLGLHILM; encoded by the coding sequence GTGATTGGGGCGAGTGAGAGCAGTCAACAACACTGCAGCTTCAAGGGTGACGGGTATAAACACCAACACCATGTCGCAGGTATTGACTTAACCGCTGAATATATAGAAACCGGTAATGCTTTATGTCAGTGGTTAAAGCTTGGTAGTGAAGTGTGCCTTGTGCAAGGCAATGCATTGTCTATGCCTTATCAAGATAATTCATTTGATGGTGGTTACATGCTTCATGTGGGCATGAATATTGATGATAAAGTATCGTTATTTTCCGAGATATGCAGAGTATTAAAACCTGGGGCCGTTTTGGGTATTTATGACATTATGCGTCAAAAAGATGGAGAGTTAACGTATCCCGTTCCATGGGCGGCAGATAGCATTACCAGTAAATTATCGACTCCTTATCACTATATACAAGCTTTACAGCAGGCCGGTTTTGAGGTTTTCCAAGAAAACAATCGCCGTCACTTTGCACTGGACTTCTTTAAGCAATTACGCGTAAAAGCAGAGGCTAAAGAAGGGCTTCCACCACTAGGGCTGCATATCTTAATGTAG
- a CDS encoding DMT family transporter, whose amino-acid sequence MSWLFLILGVAAEAMSHVALKETEGFTKPLPSAFVLLGHLAAFMFLGQAMKGMPIGIVHALWAGLAIITVTLLSTVIYRQHLELTTWIGMGLVAIGIAMINLSNGHSH is encoded by the coding sequence ATGAGTTGGTTATTTTTGATTTTAGGTGTTGCAGCCGAAGCCATGTCTCATGTGGCATTAAAAGAAACAGAGGGTTTCACTAAGCCACTTCCCAGTGCTTTTGTGTTGTTAGGACACTTAGCCGCGTTTATGTTTTTAGGGCAAGCAATGAAGGGCATGCCCATTGGCATCGTGCATGCGTTGTGGGCAGGGCTAGCCATCATCACAGTGACGTTGTTGTCTACGGTTATCTACCGGCAACATCTTGAGTTAACGACATGGATTGGCATGGGGCTGGTAGCTATTGGGATCGCCATGATCAACCTTTCAAACGGACACAGTCACTAG